The following coding sequences are from one Triticum dicoccoides isolate Atlit2015 ecotype Zavitan chromosome 4A, WEW_v2.0, whole genome shotgun sequence window:
- the LOC119285970 gene encoding probable CCR4-associated factor 1 homolog 11 yields the protein MSPVWASWAVPVRSVWASNFKHESANLCHVARRAQYVAVDVHYPGAVHHPSQDHNALTVEERYALVKANVDGLKPLQVGIALYDSDGGYLAAWEFNLRDFRPHADPHDENSLAYLAGRGLNVGALRDHGVSADMLSKKLFESGLVGARRGRSRSWITYAGAYHVAYLLKIVTGGAALPRDVAGFNAAVRRYLGDQVYDVARMAADCPAMPRALEHIVTHLGLHPPLGSPHLAAAAGVHALQVFMRLKYVELGGDVRKYRGLLKGLH from the coding sequence ATGTCGCCGGTATGGGCGTCGTGGGCAGTCCCTGTGCGCTCCGTGTGGGCTTCCAACTTCAAGCATGAATCGGCCAACCTCTGCCACGTCGCCAGGAGAGCCCAGTACGTCGCCGTCGACGTGCACTACCCGGGCGCCGTCCACCACCCCAGCCAGGACCACAACGCCCTCACCGTGGAGGAGCGCTACGCCCTCGTGAAGGCCAACGTCGACGGCCTGAAGCCGCTCCAAGTCGGCATCGCACTCTACGACAGCGACGGCGGGTACCTCGCCGCCTGGGAGTTCAACCTCCGCGACTTCCGCCCCCATGCCGACCCGCACGACGAGAACTCCCTCGCGTACCTCGCCGGCCGCGGCCTCAACGTCGGCGCGCTCCGCGACCACGGCGTCAGCGCCGACATGCTAAGCAAGAAGCTGTTTGAATCCGGCCTGGTCGGCGCTCGGCGTGGGCGGTCGCGGAGTTGGATCACCTACGCCGGGGCCTACCATGTCGCATACCTGCTCAAGATTGTCACCGGCGGGGCCGCGCTGCCGCGAGACGTGGCCGGGTTCAACGCCGCCGTGCGGCGTTACCTCGGCGACCAGGTCTATGATGTGGCCAGGATGGCGGCCGACTGCCCAGCCATGCCGCGGGCGCTGGAGCACATCGTCACTCACCTCGGCCTCCATCCGCCGCTGGGGAGCCCTCACCTCGCAGCTGCCGCCGGCGTGCACGCGCTACAGGTCTTCATGCGGCTGAAGTACGTAGAGCTCGGCGGCGACGTGCGGAAATACCGGGGTCTTCTTAAAGGCCTGCACTAG